The following is a genomic window from Serratia ficaria.
CATAGCGCGGCATGAGCGACAAAAAGGTGAAAAATAGGGCTTTAGGGGGCTGAAAGAGGCCAGCCCCCGGGAAGTTCAGTTCAGTTTACAGCAGGATACGCAGCATGCGGCGCAACGGCTCGGCCGCGCCCCACAACAGCTGGTCGCCCACGGTGAACGCCGACAGATATTCCGGCCCCATATTCAGCTTGCGCAAACGGCCGACCGGCGTATTCAGCGTGCCGGTTACCGCCGCCGGCGTCAGTTCGCGCATCGTCAGCTCGCGGTCGTTCGGGATCACCCGCACCCAGTCGTTGTGCGTCGCCAGCATTTGTTCGATTTCCGGCAGCGAAACGTCTTTTTTCAGCTTCAGCGTAAAGGCCTGGCTGTGGCAGCGCAGCGCGCCGACGCGCACGCACAGGCCGTCGACAGGGATCACGCTGGACGTATTCAGGATCTTGTTGGTTTCCGCCTGGCCCTTCCACTCTTCGCGGCTCTGGCCGTTATCGAGCGCCTTGTCGATCCAGGGGATCAGGCTGCCGGCCAGCGGCACGCCGAAGTTGTCGGTCGGCAGCTTGCCGCTGCGGGTGGCCGCGGTCACCTTGCGCTCGATGTCCAAAATGGCCGAGGCCGGGTCCTGCAGCTCTTTCGCCACGTCGGCGTGCAGCATGCCCATTTGGGTCAGCAGTTCGCGCATGTGGCGCGCGCCGCCGCCGGAGGCCGCCTGATAGGTGGCGACCGACGCCCACTCCACCAAATCGTTGGCGAACAGGCCGCCGAGCGACATCAGCATCAGGCTGACGGTGCAGTTGCCGCCGACGAAGGTCTTGATGCCGTTATCCAGCCCCTGCTGAATCACCGCATGGTTGACCGGATCCAGGATGATGATCGCGTCATTCTGCATGCGCAGCGAAGACGCCGCGTCAATCCAGTACCCCTGCCAGCCGCTTTCACGCAGCTTGGGGTAAATTTCGTTGGTATAATCTCCGCCCTGGCAGGTAATAATGATGTCGAGCGCGCTCAGCGCGTCGACGTCATAGGCATCCTGCAGGGTGCCCTGCGGCTGGCCGCCGAAGGCCGGCGCTGCGGCGCCGTGCTGCGAGGTGGAGAAAAAGACCGGGCGAATGGCGTCAAAATCGCGCTCTTCCGTCATGCGTTGCATGAGGACCGAGCCGACCATTCCGCGCCAACCGATGAAACCAACGTTTTTCATAATGACTGTGTCCTGCCTTGGGGATGGCTATTAGATGATGAAAATGGTGTGCAATATCTCTTCACCTTACAAAATGTCGGCGCGGGCGCAAAGTGAATTTATTCGATGGCTGGGCATTTCTCAGCAATCCTTCTTATATACCCGTCGTCTTTCAAACTGCAACGTTGTTACCTGCACGATCTTACCCCAGTCACTTACTTGAGTAAGCTCCTGGGGATGCGATCGCTGGGCGCCTAGCTGCAATTTGAAATCCATAGGGTATAGGCAAGGACGCGGCCTGAACGGCCGACGTGTATTTTAAATCCCGAGGTCACCATGACAGAGATGATTTCAGCCACGGTACTGCTGTTTTTAATTATGGATCCGCTGGGCAACCTGCCGATATTCATGTCGGTGCTCAAGCACCTGGAGCCGCGCCGCCGGCGGGTGGTGCTGATCCGCGAGCTGGTGATCGCCCTGCTGCTGATGCTGATTTTCCTGTTTGCCGGCGAGAAGATCCTGGCGTTCCTCAACCTGCGCACCGAGACCGTCTCCATCTCCGGCGGCATCATCCTGTTCCTGATCGCCATCAAGATGATTTTCCCCTCTCAGGAAGGCAACAGCTCCGGGCTGTCCGCCGGCGAAGAGCCGTTTCTGGTGCCCTTGGCGATCCCGCTGGTGGCCGGCCCGTCGATTCTGGCGGCGCTGATGCTGCTGTCGCACCAGTACCCGAACCAGCTGTCTCATCTGGTGGTGGCGCTGTTGATCGCCTGGGGAATTTCCGCGGCTATCCTGCTGATGTCGAATCTGTTCCTGCGCCTGCTGGGCAGCAAGGGCGTCAGCGCGCTGGAAAGGTTGATGGGGTTGATTCTGGTGATGCTGTCGACCCAGATGTTCCTGGACGGCGTGCGGGCTTACATGAAGCTGTAGGCGCCAGAGCGGCGCCGGCAGATGGCCCGCGATTAACGGGCCGCAACGCGCTGAATATAGGCGACGGTGTCGGCAACCACGCCGTCCAGCGGCTGGTTGATGTCGATCGCCTGCACGTCCGGTTCCTGCGAACCCGGCTCTTCCAGGGTGGCGAACTGGGAAACCAGCATCTGCGGCTTGAAGAAATGGCCCTTGCGCTGCTTCAGACGCTCTTCAATCACCGCCTTATCCCCTTTCAGGTAGATGAAATGCAGGTTGCTGTTGCCCTCGCGCAGGCGGTCGCGGTAGCTCTTTTTCAGCGCCGAACACACCAGCAGCGAAACCCCGTTGGTACGCTGCATGGCGAAGATGGCGTCGTTCAACGCCGCCAGCCAGGGCGCGCGGTCGTTGTCGTCCAGCGCGTGCCCGGCGGCCATTTTGTTGATGTTGGCCCGCGGGTGCAGGTAGTCGCCGTCCAGCATGGCGGCATTGACGTCATGGGCGACGGCGCTGGCCAC
Proteins encoded in this region:
- the asd gene encoding aspartate-semialdehyde dehydrogenase, which gives rise to MKNVGFIGWRGMVGSVLMQRMTEERDFDAIRPVFFSTSQHGAAAPAFGGQPQGTLQDAYDVDALSALDIIITCQGGDYTNEIYPKLRESGWQGYWIDAASSLRMQNDAIIILDPVNHAVIQQGLDNGIKTFVGGNCTVSLMLMSLGGLFANDLVEWASVATYQAASGGGARHMRELLTQMGMLHADVAKELQDPASAILDIERKVTAATRSGKLPTDNFGVPLAGSLIPWIDKALDNGQSREEWKGQAETNKILNTSSVIPVDGLCVRVGALRCHSQAFTLKLKKDVSLPEIEQMLATHNDWVRVIPNDRELTMRELTPAAVTGTLNTPVGRLRKLNMGPEYLSAFTVGDQLLWGAAEPLRRMLRILL
- a CDS encoding YhgN family NAAT transporter, coding for MTEMISATVLLFLIMDPLGNLPIFMSVLKHLEPRRRRVVLIRELVIALLLMLIFLFAGEKILAFLNLRTETVSISGGIILFLIAIKMIFPSQEGNSSGLSAGEEPFLVPLAIPLVAGPSILAALMLLSHQYPNQLSHLVVALLIAWGISAAILLMSNLFLRLLGSKGVSALERLMGLILVMLSTQMFLDGVRAYMKL
- the gntK gene encoding gluconokinase; this encodes MSNPQNHVFILMGVSGSGKSAVASAVAHDVNAAMLDGDYLHPRANINKMAAGHALDDNDRAPWLAALNDAIFAMQRTNGVSLLVCSALKKSYRDRLREGNSNLHFIYLKGDKAVIEERLKQRKGHFFKPQMLVSQFATLEEPGSQEPDVQAIDINQPLDGVVADTVAYIQRVAAR